The following proteins are co-located in the Paludibaculum fermentans genome:
- a CDS encoding TIGR03118 family protein: MSTRLLMIALVTGSLTGPAMLASPIAGFHQTNLVSNIPGMAVTTDANLKNPWGIAMSPASPFWISDNGTGLSTLYNTAGTKLGLEVTIPGNGTPTGQVFNGTPGAFNGDAFIFATEDGKIAGWRGGLGTNAEVLQDFSGQGAEFKGLAIGTNGGVVTLYAADFANGKIDVLTDGGGVPPSGNFTDPGLPSGFAPFNIQNLGGALYVTYAKVGVGGDDEAGPGNGFVSKFDLNGNFIQRVITQGALNSPWGLAIAPAGFGSLGGKLLVGNFGDGKINAFDLNGTLVGTLADLGGNPLVNSGLWGLAFGNGKQGGNANSLYLTAGLNDEADGLFAQVDSVPEPATYSLIGAGLALSALARRIRRTRSAAGA, encoded by the coding sequence ATGTCCACTCGATTGTTGATGATCGCGTTGGTAACCGGGAGCTTGACCGGACCGGCGATGTTGGCCAGTCCGATTGCGGGTTTCCACCAGACAAACCTCGTATCGAACATCCCAGGCATGGCAGTGACCACCGATGCCAACCTGAAGAACCCCTGGGGCATTGCGATGAGCCCGGCGAGCCCCTTCTGGATTTCGGACAATGGCACCGGCCTATCCACGCTATACAACACCGCGGGCACCAAATTGGGCCTCGAGGTCACGATCCCCGGAAACGGCACGCCCACCGGGCAAGTTTTCAATGGGACGCCCGGAGCCTTCAACGGGGATGCGTTTATCTTCGCAACCGAAGATGGGAAGATCGCCGGCTGGCGAGGCGGGCTTGGCACAAATGCGGAAGTTCTGCAGGACTTCTCAGGACAGGGCGCCGAATTCAAAGGGCTGGCCATTGGCACGAACGGCGGTGTGGTGACGCTCTACGCAGCCGACTTTGCGAACGGAAAGATTGATGTCCTCACGGACGGCGGGGGCGTGCCGCCATCCGGAAACTTCACTGACCCGGGCCTCCCGTCGGGCTTCGCACCGTTCAACATCCAGAACCTTGGCGGAGCGCTATATGTGACCTACGCCAAAGTCGGAGTCGGCGGGGATGACGAGGCCGGTCCGGGCAACGGCTTCGTCTCGAAGTTCGACCTCAACGGGAACTTCATTCAACGCGTGATCACGCAAGGCGCCTTGAACTCTCCGTGGGGGCTCGCCATCGCGCCGGCTGGTTTCGGCAGCCTCGGCGGCAAACTGCTGGTGGGCAATTTCGGAGATGGAAAGATCAACGCGTTCGACCTCAACGGCACCCTGGTTGGCACGCTGGCCGACCTGGGAGGCAATCCCCTGGTGAACAGCGGCCTGTGGGGCCTGGCTTTCGGCAACGGGAAACAGGGCGGCAACGCCAACTCGCTCTACCTGACCGCCGGACTGAATGACGAAGCGGACGGCCTGTTCGCGCAGGTGGATTCGGTGCCGGAACCGGCCACTTACTCACTCATCGGAGCCGGGCTGGCGCTGTCCGCCCTTGCCCGGCGCATTCGCCGCACCCGGAGTGCCGCAGGCGCCTAA
- a CDS encoding DUF6807 domain-containing protein, whose protein sequence is MHRRNFLFGCAATLMAPEEAPLPIRVGSQVAASFYSGEAYDKPFLYPIKTVSGKVLSRGWPLEPREGDSKDHGWHRGFWYGHGSINGADFWREQGRDKTARLINKAQPRLGKGSVVVDLSMTPPDGKAIGSMRQEFRFADKGNLRTIDAVITILADCGVGLVFGDSDDGGFAFRLNESFREDKGARLRNSNGLTGTKAIWGKPALWVDYSASVDGGQAGVALFDHPSNLRHPTRWHARGYGLNAANPFALKSFTKDPNADGGYTLPAGQKLVMRYRAVIYEGAPDIAKLYGEFARR, encoded by the coding sequence ATGCATAGAAGAAACTTCCTGTTCGGTTGTGCCGCTACACTGATGGCCCCCGAAGAAGCTCCACTGCCCATCCGGGTGGGATCGCAGGTCGCGGCCAGCTTCTACTCGGGCGAGGCCTACGACAAGCCGTTTCTCTATCCCATCAAGACGGTTTCCGGCAAGGTGCTTTCGCGAGGGTGGCCTTTGGAGCCGCGAGAGGGCGATAGCAAGGATCATGGCTGGCACCGCGGATTCTGGTACGGCCACGGCAGCATCAATGGAGCTGATTTCTGGCGCGAGCAGGGCAGGGACAAGACGGCCCGCCTGATCAACAAAGCCCAACCTCGCCTTGGCAAGGGCAGCGTGGTGGTGGATCTCTCGATGACGCCGCCGGACGGGAAGGCTATCGGTTCCATGCGCCAGGAGTTCCGGTTCGCGGACAAGGGCAACCTGCGCACGATTGATGCGGTGATCACGATTCTCGCCGATTGCGGAGTCGGGCTCGTGTTCGGAGACAGCGACGACGGAGGCTTCGCGTTCCGCCTGAACGAGTCGTTTCGTGAGGACAAAGGCGCGCGACTGCGCAATTCCAACGGTCTCACCGGAACCAAGGCGATCTGGGGCAAACCTGCGTTGTGGGTGGACTATTCGGCTTCCGTGGACGGCGGGCAGGCCGGAGTGGCTTTGTTCGACCACCCGTCGAACCTGCGTCATCCCACCAGATGGCATGCGCGCGGCTATGGGCTGAACGCGGCGAATCCGTTCGCGCTGAAGAGTTTCACCAAGGACCCGAATGCAGACGGGGGCTACACCCTGCCGGCCGGGCAGAAGCTGGTGATGCGTTACCGCGCCGTCATCTATGAGGGCGCTCCCGACATTGCGAAACTCTACGGCGAGTTTGCCCGGCGGTAG